A region from the Thermodesulfobacteriota bacterium genome encodes:
- a CDS encoding ribbon-helix-helix domain-containing protein — protein MSTAKIAITIKEELLDKLDRMVNSKIFPNRSKAIQEAVEEKLSRINRSRLARECAKLDPGFEKALAEEGFSQEIEEWPKY, from the coding sequence ATGAGCACAGCAAAGATAGCCATTACCATCAAGGAAGAGCTGTTAGACAAACTCGATCGTATGGTAAATTCAAAAATATTTCCGAATCGTAGCAAGGCAATCCAAGAGGCTGTAGAGGAGAAATTGTCACGGATAAACCGTTCTCGTCTAGCAAGAGAGTGCGCGAAATTGGACCCTGGGTTTGAAAAAGCACTTGCAGAAGAGGGATTCTCGCAGGAAATTGAAGAATGGCCAAAATACTGA
- a CDS encoding type II toxin-antitoxin system PemK/MazF family toxin, whose protein sequence is MAKILRGEIYWANLDPVKGREQAGERPVLILSQDVFNERSGVVIAVALTSQPQKAGFPLTLALSHSALPKRSWVKISQIRTLSQERLGKRITKITPEEIDIVIEGLNEIIGG, encoded by the coding sequence ATGGCCAAAATACTGAGAGGTGAGATTTATTGGGCCAATCTTGACCCCGTCAAGGGGCGCGAACAAGCGGGCGAGCGCCCTGTATTGATTCTTAGTCAGGATGTTTTCAATGAACGTTCCGGCGTGGTTATCGCTGTTGCCCTGACAAGTCAGCCGCAGAAGGCTGGCTTTCCCCTTACGCTTGCGCTTTCCCACTCTGCCTTGCCTAAGCGCTCCTGGGTGAAAATAAGTCAAATTAGAACCTTATCCCAGGAACGTCTGGGAAAAAGAATCACTAAAATTACACCAGAAGAAATTGATATCGTTATTGAGGGTCTTAATGAAATAATTGGTGGATAA
- a CDS encoding CoA-binding protein, with the protein MSQHPLEHIFHPCSIAVIGASEDPRSLGYHFVRHLLDYSYRGKIYPVNPKLEKVFNLETYPDLKYVPGSVDYVICCISASKVVDLLLECPNHGVKVVHLFTGRLSETGRPEALKIEQQILKQAKEFNIRLLGPNCVGIYYPKEGISFGYDFPKEPGPVGAFFQSGGSATEFVRYASLRGIRFSKVISYGNALDLNETDFLGYFSEDQETKIIVSYIEGIKDGRRFLDTLCHASRLKPVIILKGGRSNAGNRAAASHTAALAGSLNLWETAIKQAGSIQAESLDEMIDLAISFSFLPPISGRRVGIAGGGGGKSVLSADEWEEEGFNVVPLPDGIRNKLKDRAPDIWDWIGNPADRSMMEGSQISTGNILKMMLKEIDFDFLIANVTDDAPFEKERWTATLREEISDFIEIGKKGGKPLVAVLRTGDLAINHFEDWRWKFVAEQRGRLIDARLPVFSSFGRAAKAMRHLVEYYQKSVF; encoded by the coding sequence ATGTCCCAACATCCCCTTGAACACATCTTTCATCCATGTTCTATCGCTGTAATAGGAGCTTCTGAAGATCCCCGCTCTTTGGGGTACCATTTCGTACGACATCTCCTGGATTACAGTTATCGTGGCAAGATATATCCGGTAAACCCCAAACTGGAGAAAGTTTTTAACCTTGAAACCTATCCTGATCTCAAATATGTCCCTGGTTCAGTCGACTACGTAATATGCTGTATCTCTGCTTCGAAGGTAGTAGACCTTCTTTTGGAATGCCCCAATCATGGCGTTAAGGTTGTTCACCTTTTTACCGGACGGTTGAGTGAAACAGGTCGTCCGGAGGCACTTAAAATTGAGCAGCAGATCCTAAAACAGGCAAAAGAGTTCAACATTCGTCTCTTAGGTCCTAATTGCGTTGGAATATACTATCCAAAAGAGGGAATCTCTTTTGGGTATGACTTTCCTAAAGAGCCTGGTCCCGTAGGTGCATTTTTTCAAAGTGGGGGCTCCGCTACTGAGTTTGTTCGTTACGCTTCTCTCAGGGGGATACGATTCAGCAAAGTCATTAGTTATGGAAACGCCCTGGACCTGAACGAGACTGATTTCCTGGGGTATTTTTCAGAAGATCAGGAAACTAAAATAATCGTGAGCTATATTGAAGGGATAAAAGACGGCAGGAGATTCCTCGATACTTTGTGCCATGCAAGCCGACTAAAACCTGTTATTATTCTTAAGGGAGGACGGAGCAATGCCGGGAACAGGGCAGCTGCTTCTCATACGGCAGCTCTGGCTGGTTCCTTAAATCTTTGGGAAACAGCTATAAAGCAGGCAGGTTCCATACAGGCGGAATCCCTTGATGAAATGATTGATCTGGCAATCTCCTTTTCGTTCCTTCCCCCGATTTCCGGAAGAAGGGTCGGGATAGCAGGAGGAGGGGGCGGAAAAAGTGTGCTTTCTGCTGATGAATGGGAGGAAGAAGGATTCAATGTTGTGCCTTTGCCTGATGGAATCAGGAATAAACTAAAAGACAGGGCGCCGGATATATGGGATTGGATAGGAAATCCCGCCGATCGATCGATGATGGAGGGCAGTCAAATCTCTACCGGAAATATATTAAAAATGATGCTAAAAGAAATTGATTTCGATTTTCTCATCGCCAATGTGACCGACGATGCCCCTTTTGAAAAAGAGAGATGGACTGCTACCCTCAGAGAGGAGATCAGCGATTTTATCGAGATAGGCAAAAAGGGGGGGAAACCGCTGGTAGCAGTTTTGCGTACCGGTGATTTAGCCATAAATCATTTTGAGGACTGGCGCTGGAAGTTCGTTGCTGAACAACGGGGACGTCTTATTGACGCCCGGCTCCCGGTTTTTTCTTCCTTTGGCCGGGCTGCCAAAGCAATGAGACACCTTGTGGAATACTACCAAAAATCCGTCTTCTGA